One part of the Bacillus sp. FJAT-45350 genome encodes these proteins:
- the glgB gene encoding 1,4-alpha-glucan branching protein GlgB — protein MNSNGPTEHDIFLFHQGNLFHSYEMLGAHLITENNISGVRFTVWAPNAQQINVIGDFNNWNGINHPMHKIDHCGIWSTFIPVSVHTNYKYEILTTNNELLVKADPYAFYSEVRPNTASTVVDLHQYKWNDEKWQKEKQEKNIYEQPLSIYEVHLGSWKRKENGDFYSYRELADELIDYVAELGYTHIEILPVTEHPYDRSWGYQTTGYFSLTSRFGTPDDFMYFVDQCHQKGIGVFLDWVPSHFCKDSHGLRLFDGTPLYEYSDSRKADKGEWGTLSFDFGKPEVNSFLISNAIFWLDMYHIDGLRVDAVSSMLYLNYGKEKHLHTKNQYGGDENIEAIQFLRRLNGAVFEQFPNTYMMAEESTAWPLVSSPVYLGGLGFNYKWNMGWMNDMLKYMEMDPIHRKWHHQLITFSFFYTFSENYILPLSHDEVVHGKKSLLNKMPGDYWQKFANLRLLLGYMTTHPGKKLLFMGGEFGQFDEWKDLEDLDWEVLDYPLHQSMNEYVKQLNTFYLKENSLWELDHVEEGFQWIDPHDYNQSIISFIRKGKSKKDFIIVICNFTPNVHYDHHIGVPYEGVYYETFNSDHELFGGSGQCHDTKLHSEKIKWHNQPHRITIKIPPLGMTLLKLDKS, from the coding sequence ATGAACAGCAATGGCCCAACTGAGCATGATATTTTTCTCTTCCATCAAGGCAATCTTTTTCATAGCTATGAAATGCTAGGGGCTCATCTGATAACTGAAAATAATATATCAGGGGTACGCTTTACTGTTTGGGCTCCAAATGCCCAACAAATAAATGTTATTGGGGATTTTAATAATTGGAATGGGATAAACCATCCAATGCATAAGATAGATCATTGTGGAATTTGGTCTACCTTTATTCCAGTTAGTGTTCATACAAACTATAAATATGAAATTCTAACAACTAATAACGAGTTATTAGTAAAAGCAGACCCTTATGCTTTTTATTCGGAAGTTCGTCCTAATACAGCGTCAACAGTCGTAGATTTACATCAATACAAATGGAATGACGAAAAATGGCAAAAGGAAAAACAAGAAAAAAACATATATGAACAACCATTATCCATATATGAAGTTCACCTCGGTTCTTGGAAAAGAAAAGAAAACGGCGATTTTTATTCGTACCGAGAATTAGCAGATGAGTTAATCGATTATGTTGCTGAATTAGGATACACACATATCGAAATTCTTCCAGTAACAGAGCACCCCTATGACAGATCGTGGGGGTATCAAACTACTGGATATTTTTCATTAACAAGTCGTTTTGGTACACCTGATGACTTTATGTATTTTGTTGATCAATGTCATCAAAAAGGAATTGGTGTGTTTCTAGATTGGGTACCTAGTCACTTTTGTAAAGATTCACATGGATTACGGCTATTTGATGGAACACCACTATATGAATATAGCGATTCTCGAAAGGCAGATAAAGGAGAATGGGGAACATTAAGCTTTGATTTCGGAAAACCCGAAGTAAATAGTTTCTTAATTTCAAACGCAATTTTTTGGCTAGATATGTACCATATTGATGGACTTCGTGTTGATGCTGTCTCTAGTATGCTCTATTTGAATTATGGAAAAGAAAAGCACCTTCACACAAAAAATCAGTATGGTGGAGATGAAAATATCGAGGCAATTCAATTTTTACGAAGGTTAAATGGGGCGGTTTTCGAACAATTTCCAAATACTTATATGATGGCTGAGGAGTCTACCGCTTGGCCACTTGTAAGTTCTCCTGTTTATCTAGGTGGACTAGGTTTTAATTACAAATGGAATATGGGTTGGATGAATGACATGCTGAAATACATGGAAATGGACCCTATTCACCGAAAATGGCATCATCAGTTAATTACATTTTCTTTCTTCTATACATTTTCAGAAAATTATATTCTTCCTTTATCCCATGATGAAGTTGTCCATGGGAAGAAATCACTTCTTAATAAAATGCCCGGAGATTACTGGCAAAAGTTTGCAAACTTACGCTTACTTCTTGGCTATATGACGACACACCCCGGAAAGAAACTTCTTTTCATGGGTGGTGAATTTGGACAATTTGATGAATGGAAAGACCTTGAAGACCTAGATTGGGAGGTGCTTGACTATCCTTTACATCAGTCCATGAACGAGTACGTAAAGCAATTAAATACTTTTTACTTAAAAGAAAATTCACTATGGGAATTAGACCACGTTGAAGAAGGGTTTCAATGGATTGATCCTCATGACTATAACCAAAGCATTATTTCTTTTATCCGAAAAGGTAAATCAAAAAAAGACTTTATCATTGTTATTTGTAACTTTACTCCCAATGTCCATTACGACCACCACATCGGTGTTCCTTATGAAGGTGTATATTATGAGACATTCAATAGTGATCACGAACTCTTTGGGGGTTCGGGACAATGTCACGACACTAAACTTCATAGTGAAAAAATAAAATGGCACAACCAACCTCATCGAATTACAATCAAAATCCCTCCATTAGGGATGACTTTATTGAAATTAGATAAATCTTAA
- a CDS encoding BMP family lipoprotein — protein MKKKLSMFLSLILATGTVLGACGTAADPAPVEEDPVTEEAPGEEATDDATDFSVGMVTDVGGVDDKSFNQSAWEGMQRFGADNDLTEGQDFKYLQSGDAGDYGPNLNSLVREGIDLVWGIGFLMANDIATIATQQSDAQLAIVDDVVVDTNGETLPNVANITFKEHEGSFLVGVVAGLQTETNQVGFIGGVEGSLIKKFENGFKAGVKMVNPEAEVSVQYAESFNDATRGQAIANTMYAQGADIIYHAAGGTGNGLFTEAKNRKRAGEEVWAIGVDRDQHEEGLPENVTLTSMVKRVDNAVYAVSEQTMNGNYPGGEVIEFGLEEDGVGIADTQENVTEEALEAVEEHRTMIQNGEIEVPMTDDEYAEFLEAQQ, from the coding sequence ATGAAGAAAAAACTTTCGATGTTTTTGTCACTTATTTTAGCTACAGGTACTGTATTAGGTGCTTGTGGAACAGCAGCTGATCCAGCTCCTGTTGAGGAAGACCCAGTAACAGAAGAGGCACCAGGTGAAGAAGCAACTGATGACGCTACTGACTTTTCAGTTGGGATGGTTACAGATGTTGGTGGAGTTGATGACAAGTCATTTAACCAATCAGCTTGGGAAGGGATGCAACGTTTTGGTGCAGATAATGACTTAACAGAGGGACAAGATTTCAAATACTTACAATCAGGTGACGCAGGGGATTATGGCCCTAACTTAAACTCATTAGTTCGTGAAGGAATTGATTTAGTTTGGGGGATTGGATTCTTAATGGCAAATGACATTGCCACAATTGCAACGCAACAGTCTGATGCTCAATTAGCAATTGTTGATGATGTTGTTGTCGATACGAATGGAGAGACGCTACCAAATGTAGCAAATATCACTTTCAAAGAACATGAAGGTTCTTTTCTTGTAGGTGTTGTTGCAGGGCTTCAAACAGAAACAAATCAAGTTGGCTTTATTGGTGGAGTGGAAGGTTCTTTAATTAAGAAGTTTGAGAATGGTTTTAAAGCCGGTGTAAAGATGGTAAACCCAGAAGCTGAAGTTTCTGTGCAATATGCTGAATCATTCAATGATGCAACTAGAGGACAAGCAATTGCAAATACGATGTACGCTCAAGGTGCAGATATCATTTATCATGCAGCTGGTGGAACAGGTAATGGTTTATTTACAGAGGCAAAAAACCGTAAGCGAGCTGGTGAAGAAGTATGGGCTATTGGTGTAGATAGAGACCAACATGAAGAAGGTCTCCCTGAAAACGTAACACTAACTTCAATGGTAAAACGTGTTGATAATGCTGTATATGCAGTATCTGAGCAAACAATGAATGGAAATTACCCTGGTGGAGAAGTAATTGAATTTGGACTTGAAGAAGATGGTGTAGGTATTGCAGATACTCAAGAAAATGTTACAGAAGAAGCGTTGGAAGCAGTTGAAGAACATAGAACAATGATTCAAAACGGAGAAATAGAAGTACCGATGACAGATGATGAATATGCAGAATTTTTAGAGGCGCAGCAATAG
- a CDS encoding glucose-1-phosphate adenylyltransferase has protein sequence MNRKNECVGMLLAGGEGKRLGLLTKKIAKPAVHFGGKYRIIDFTLSNCTNSGINAVGVLTQYEPLALNTHLGIGSPWDLDRRDGGLSVLSPFIEKQGGSWYKGTADAIYQNINFIEQHNPEYVLIISGDHIYKMNYAAMLSYHKDLSADATISVIEVPWEEANRFGIMNTNEELTVTEFEEKPENPQNNLASMGIYIFKWEVLRNYLINDAKKPESSHDFGKDIIPEMLKDQRKMVAFPFRGYWKDVGTVQSFWEANMDLLKDKPSLQLNEHNLRIYSVNPNQPPQYIASSAKVSCSLINEGCLIYGSVDHSVLFYGVEVQKNSQINHSVIMPNVKIGENVVIERAIINEGTVIPNNTHIKPIDPNEIIVLDKDSFINEHVVTN, from the coding sequence ATGAATCGAAAAAATGAATGTGTCGGTATGTTACTAGCAGGCGGAGAAGGAAAACGTCTCGGACTTCTTACAAAGAAAATCGCAAAACCAGCTGTTCACTTTGGTGGAAAGTATCGAATCATCGACTTCACATTAAGTAATTGCACAAATTCAGGAATTAATGCTGTTGGAGTACTCACTCAATACGAGCCACTTGCTTTAAATACTCATCTAGGGATAGGAAGCCCTTGGGATTTAGATAGAAGAGACGGAGGGTTATCTGTCCTTTCACCATTTATCGAAAAACAAGGTGGGTCTTGGTACAAGGGGACAGCTGATGCTATCTATCAAAATATCAATTTCATTGAACAACATAACCCGGAATACGTGTTGATAATTTCTGGTGACCACATATATAAAATGAATTATGCCGCGATGCTTTCTTACCATAAAGATCTCTCTGCTGATGCTACGATCTCTGTCATTGAGGTACCTTGGGAAGAAGCGAATCGATTCGGTATTATGAATACTAATGAGGAACTTACCGTTACAGAATTTGAAGAAAAACCGGAAAATCCTCAAAATAACCTTGCTTCAATGGGAATTTATATTTTCAAATGGGAGGTACTTCGTAACTATCTAATAAATGATGCAAAAAAACCTGAGTCTAGCCATGACTTCGGAAAAGATATTATCCCAGAGATGCTAAAAGATCAACGTAAAATGGTTGCCTTTCCGTTCAGAGGATATTGGAAGGATGTTGGAACGGTTCAAAGCTTCTGGGAAGCAAACATGGATTTATTAAAGGATAAACCTTCACTCCAGTTAAATGAGCATAATTTGAGAATTTATTCGGTAAACCCTAACCAACCCCCTCAATACATTGCCTCTTCAGCAAAAGTAAGTTGCTCACTTATTAATGAAGGATGCCTTATTTACGGCTCAGTTGATCATTCTGTTCTTTTTTACGGTGTTGAAGTGCAAAAAAATAGTCAAATCAATCATTCAGTCATTATGCCAAATGTAAAAATTGGTGAAAATGTTGTTATTGAAAGAGCTATTATTAATGAAGGAACTGTTATTCCAAATAACACACATATAAAACCGATAGACCCAAACGAAATAATTGTTTTAGATAAAGATTCTTTTATTAATGAACATGTAGTTACCAATTAA
- a CDS encoding ABC transporter permease, with product MPAERLVSLSVPIIAVFFGILVGAIIMLLSGYNPITGYFSLLRGIFGEMYYIGETLRTMTPLILAGLAVAFAFRTGLFNIGVEGQLIVGWLASVYVGVALDLPSIIHLPLAILAGALAGALWGLIPGFLKARFQVHEVIVTIMMNYIALHTVNFLIRSYLLVPGERTDRISETASLASPFLQSVTDFSRLHYGILIAILGSVVMWFVLWKTTRGFELRAVGFNQHASEYAGISVKTNIVLSLVISGAFAGVAGAMEGLGTYQYMSIMSGFTGVGFDGIAVALLGANSALGVILAAGLFGGLKIGALNMQSQAGVPTELVDIVIALIIFFVASSYLIRWIMNRVKKEEI from the coding sequence ATACCTGCAGAACGGCTAGTAAGTTTATCAGTCCCTATTATTGCTGTGTTTTTCGGAATACTAGTGGGGGCAATAATTATGCTACTAAGTGGCTATAATCCGATCACTGGTTACTTTTCTCTCCTACGAGGGATTTTCGGTGAAATGTACTACATAGGTGAGACATTAAGGACGATGACACCTCTGATTTTAGCGGGTCTGGCAGTTGCCTTTGCCTTTAGAACTGGACTGTTCAATATTGGTGTAGAAGGCCAATTAATTGTTGGATGGTTAGCATCAGTTTACGTAGGGGTTGCCTTAGATTTACCTTCGATTATTCATTTGCCGCTAGCAATCTTGGCTGGTGCATTAGCCGGAGCTCTGTGGGGGCTAATCCCAGGTTTTTTAAAGGCTCGATTTCAGGTTCATGAAGTGATTGTTACAATCATGATGAACTATATTGCCTTACACACGGTAAACTTTCTAATACGTTCTTATCTGTTAGTACCAGGTGAACGGACGGATAGAATTAGTGAAACAGCGTCTCTAGCGTCTCCTTTTTTACAGTCAGTTACGGACTTTTCAAGACTTCATTATGGGATTCTCATTGCTATTCTTGGAAGTGTTGTGATGTGGTTCGTTCTTTGGAAGACAACTAGAGGTTTTGAGCTACGGGCGGTAGGCTTTAATCAACATGCATCTGAATATGCAGGGATAAGTGTTAAAACAAATATCGTACTTTCCCTAGTCATTTCAGGAGCCTTTGCTGGTGTTGCAGGAGCAATGGAAGGCTTAGGTACGTATCAGTATATGTCAATCATGTCTGGTTTTACGGGCGTTGGGTTTGATGGTATCGCAGTCGCATTACTTGGTGCTAATAGTGCGCTAGGTGTCATATTAGCTGCTGGTCTTTTTGGAGGGCTGAAAATTGGTGCATTAAATATGCAATCACAAGCAGGTGTACCAACCGAGTTAGTTGATATTGTCATCGCCTTAATTATTTTCTTCGTTGCCTCTAGTTATCTCATTCGCTGGATAATGAACAGGGTGAAAAAGGAGGAGATTTAA
- a CDS encoding ABC transporter permease, with product MDFMQVLSLVIPAAIFSASPLVLTALGGLFSERSGIVNIGLEGLMVIGAFVGVVFTLIFENAGLGAASPWLAFIVAIIAGALFSLFHAVASITFKADQIVSGVALNFLAVGLSVFLVKNIYGKGQTDFINYRIYPETIPLLSDIPIIGRLFFTNIYPTSYIAIIIAFLVWYVIYKTPFGLRLRSVGEHPMAADTMGVNVIKMRYVGVMLSGALAGFGGAIFALSISLNFAANTIAGQGFMSLAALIFGKWHPIGALGAALFFGLANSLSVIGQQIPMLRDIPQVFLLIAPYVLTILALAGFVGKADAPKAIGKPYEKGSR from the coding sequence ATGGATTTTATGCAAGTTTTATCTCTTGTAATTCCTGCAGCCATTTTTTCAGCAAGCCCATTAGTTTTAACGGCATTAGGTGGCTTATTTAGTGAACGATCAGGTATTGTTAATATTGGATTAGAAGGGTTAATGGTTATTGGTGCTTTTGTAGGTGTTGTATTTACACTGATTTTTGAAAATGCAGGGCTAGGAGCAGCATCACCTTGGCTCGCTTTCATAGTAGCAATCATTGCCGGGGCACTATTCTCTCTCTTTCATGCTGTCGCTTCGATTACCTTTAAAGCTGATCAAATTGTAAGTGGGGTAGCACTTAACTTCCTTGCTGTTGGTTTATCGGTTTTCTTAGTAAAAAATATCTATGGAAAAGGGCAAACAGACTTTATCAACTACAGAATCTATCCGGAAACGATTCCTCTCTTGAGTGATATACCTATTATTGGACGGTTGTTCTTTACAAATATTTATCCAACCTCGTATATTGCAATTATTATTGCATTTCTAGTTTGGTATGTTATATATAAGACACCGTTTGGACTTCGACTTCGTTCTGTTGGTGAGCACCCAATGGCGGCAGATACGATGGGTGTTAATGTCATTAAAATGAGGTATGTAGGGGTTATGTTAAGTGGTGCTTTAGCAGGATTTGGCGGAGCAATATTCGCCTTATCAATTTCATTAAATTTTGCTGCAAATACAATTGCAGGACAGGGTTTCATGTCCCTAGCAGCATTAATTTTCGGTAAGTGGCATCCAATAGGTGCACTTGGAGCAGCACTTTTCTTTGGATTGGCCAATTCATTAAGTGTCATTGGTCAGCAAATACCAATGTTACGAGATATACCACAGGTCTTTTTGCTAATAGCACCTTATGTACTAACAATATTAGCGTTAGCTGGATTTGTTGGAAAAGCAGATGCACCAAAAGCAATAGGTAAGCCATATGAGAAAGGCTCTAGATAA
- a CDS encoding ABC transporter ATP-binding protein has protein sequence MSYVIEMRDIRKEFPGIVANDNVTLQVEKGEIHALLGENGAGKSTLMNVLFGLYQPERGEIYVKGKKVEITDPNVANRLGIGMVHQHFMLVDTFTVTENIILGKEPTQAGQLNLSKAAKDIDELSKRYGLAVDPYAKIEDISVGMQQRVEIIKTLYRGAEILIFDEPTAALTPQEITELIGIMKTLTAEGKSIILITHKLKEIMEVCTRCTVIRRGRGIGTVNISETNPDQLAAMMVGREVNFSVEKGPATPKDTVLKVEDLVVKDSRDIAALNKLNLEVKAGEILGIAGVDGNGQTELIQAITGLSKVESGSVFLNKKDITHLVPRKVTEEGVGHIPQDRHKHGLVLDFSVGENIVLQTYYQKPYSRNSILNFNEIFKKARELIEEYDVRTPSEYTLARALSGGNQQKAIIAREVDRSPDLLIAAQPTRGLDVGAIESIHSRLVKERDLGKAVLLISLELDEVLNVSDRIAVIFEGEIVAIVDAKETDERELGLLMAGGKKEEAGESK, from the coding sequence TTGAGTTACGTCATAGAAATGAGAGACATTCGTAAGGAATTTCCAGGGATTGTAGCAAACGATAATGTAACTCTCCAAGTTGAAAAAGGAGAAATTCATGCACTACTTGGTGAAAATGGTGCAGGGAAATCAACATTAATGAATGTATTATTTGGACTCTATCAACCAGAACGAGGGGAGATTTATGTTAAAGGGAAAAAGGTGGAAATCACTGACCCTAATGTCGCCAATCGTCTTGGTATTGGAATGGTCCATCAACATTTTATGTTAGTCGATACATTTACGGTAACAGAAAACATTATTTTAGGTAAAGAACCGACACAGGCAGGACAGCTTAACCTAAGTAAGGCAGCTAAGGATATTGATGAGCTTTCAAAGAGGTATGGTTTAGCGGTTGATCCTTACGCAAAAATAGAAGATATTTCTGTAGGAATGCAACAGAGGGTTGAAATTATTAAAACGTTATACCGTGGCGCTGAAATTTTAATTTTTGACGAGCCAACAGCAGCTTTAACACCACAAGAAATAACAGAGCTTATTGGAATCATGAAAACATTAACGGCTGAAGGAAAATCGATTATTTTGATTACCCATAAGCTGAAGGAAATAATGGAAGTATGTACTCGTTGTACAGTGATACGACGTGGTCGAGGTATTGGAACAGTAAATATTTCAGAAACAAATCCTGATCAACTAGCTGCGATGATGGTAGGAAGAGAAGTTAATTTTTCAGTTGAAAAGGGACCTGCTACACCAAAGGATACGGTATTAAAAGTTGAAGATTTAGTTGTCAAAGATTCGAGAGATATAGCAGCTCTCAATAAACTTAACTTAGAAGTGAAAGCTGGTGAAATTCTAGGAATTGCTGGTGTTGACGGAAATGGTCAAACCGAACTAATCCAAGCAATTACTGGGTTATCAAAGGTAGAAAGTGGAAGCGTATTTTTAAATAAAAAAGATATTACACATTTAGTTCCCCGAAAAGTGACAGAAGAAGGGGTTGGTCATATTCCACAAGACCGACATAAGCATGGCTTAGTTCTTGATTTCTCAGTCGGTGAAAATATTGTATTACAAACATATTACCAAAAACCTTATTCAAGAAATTCAATCTTGAATTTTAATGAAATATTTAAGAAAGCTAGAGAGTTAATTGAAGAATATGATGTTCGGACACCTTCAGAATACACTCTTGCTCGAGCTTTATCAGGAGGTAATCAACAGAAAGCTATCATTGCTCGTGAAGTAGACAGGTCACCTGATTTATTGATCGCTGCTCAACCAACCCGTGGACTTGATGTAGGGGCAATTGAATCGATTCATTCTCGTTTGGTTAAAGAGAGGGATTTAGGTAAAGCTGTTCTTCTAATTTCATTAGAATTAGATGAAGTACTGAATGTTAGTGATAGAATTGCTGTTATTTTTGAAGGAGAGATTGTTGCTATCGTTGACGCTAAAGAAACAGATGAACGAGAGCTAGGTTTACTAATGGCTGGCGGTAAGAAGGAAGAGGCAGGTGAAAGCAAATGA